GTAGTTGGAGAGATGGAAATGTATGAGCTTTTTTTAAATAAAGTCAATGAATTATACAATATAATCAATGCACCTATAGATAGAATTTTTAAAACAATGGCCATAGAAAACTATAAAAAAACCTTAAATTTAGGTAAAGAAAAATTTTCAGAGATATACATAAGTCTAAAGGAAAAAGATAAGAAAAAGGAAAAGGGCGTTGTATATACCCCAAAGGAAATATCAGCATATATGCTAGAAAATGTTTTATCTAAGGAAGATGTAGTAAAAAATCCCTATATAAAAATACTAGATCCATCTTGTGGTTGTGGAGATATTCTTATAGTTTGTTATGAAAAATTAAAAGAAATATATATAGAAAATTTAAAATCCATAAATGAAGTTAACAATATAAATTTAAATGAAGAAGATATACCTAAACATATAATAAAAAATAACCTTTTTGGATTTGATATAGATGAAGTAGCTCTTAAAATACTAGCTATAGATTTGTTCCAAATAAGTGGGTATTTTTGTGACGAAAATTTAAGATGTATGGATTTCTTATTAAATAAATGTGATTGTAAATTTGATATCATTTTAGGAAATCCTCCTTATGTAGGACATAAATGTGTTGATAAGGAATACAGTAAAAAATTAAAGTCATCTTTTAAAGAAGTTTATAAAGATAAAGGAGATATTTCTTATTGTTTTTTTCAACAAGCTATAAATAATCTTATAAAAGAAGGCAAGTTATCCTTTATAACTTCCAGATATTTTATGGAATCACCAAGTGGAGAAGAACTTAGAAAGGTGTTAAAAGATGTATGTAGTCTTTATACTATAGTGGATTTTTATGGAATAAGGCCTTTTAAAAATGCAGGGGTAGATCCCGTTATAATATTTTTAATAAATAAACAAGATGCAAAAGAAGAGATAAAAGTAATAAAGCCAAATGAAATTTCTAAAAGTCAAGGGAAAAATTTTTACAAATCTTTATTTTTAAAAGAGGGAAATAGTTATAAGTGCTTTTATATAAACAAAAACTCTTTAAACAATAAGGGATGGATATTAAGAGATAAGAAAGAAAGAGATATAATATCTAAAATAGAAAAAAGAAGTTTTACTCATTTATACAATATATGTGATAGTTATCAAGGGATAATAACAGGGTGTGATAAAGCATTTGTTGTGGATAGTGAAACCATAAACAAAGAAAATCTAGAAAAGAATATTATAAAACCTTGGATTAAAAGCAGTTATATAAGTGAAAACAATATAGAAATGAAGGATACATATCTTATATATTCTGATTTAATTGAAGATGTAGAAAAGTATCCAAACATAATAAATCACATTAAATTACATAAAGATAAGCTTTTAAATAGAAGAGAATGTAAAAGAGGCGTTAGAAATTGGTATGAGCTTCAATGGGGAAGGAAAAAAGAAATTTTTGAAAAAAAGAAAATAGTATTTCCATATAAAGCAAAAGAAAATAAGTTTAGCATAGACACAAAAGGATGTTATTTTAGTGCAGATGTATATTCACTAATATTAAAAGATGGAGTACCTTTTACATATAAATATTTAACTTCTTTATTAAATAGTAAAGCCTATGAATTTTATTTT
This Clostridium novyi NT DNA region includes the following protein-coding sequences:
- a CDS encoding Eco57I restriction-modification methylase domain-containing protein, whose amino-acid sequence is MYELFLNKVNELYNIINAPIDRIFKTMAIENYKKTLNLGKEKFSEIYISLKEKDKKKEKGVVYTPKEISAYMLENVLSKEDVVKNPYIKILDPSCGCGDILIVCYEKLKEIYIENLKSINEVNNINLNEEDIPKHIIKNNLFGFDIDEVALKILAIDLFQISGYFCDENLRCMDFLLNKCDCKFDIILGNPPYVGHKCVDKEYSKKLKSSFKEVYKDKGDISYCFFQQAINNLIKEGKLSFITSRYFMESPSGEELRKVLKDVCSLYTIVDFYGIRPFKNAGVDPVIIFLINKQDAKEEIKVIKPNEISKSQGKNFYKSLFLKEGNSYKCFYINKNSLNNKGWILRDKKERDIISKIEKRSFTHLYNICDSYQGIITGCDKAFVVDSETINKENLEKNIIKPWIKSSYISENNIEMKDTYLIYSDLIEDVEKYPNIINHIKLHKDKLLNRRECKRGVRNWYELQWGRKKEIFEKKKIVFPYKAKENKFSIDTKGCYFSADVYSLILKDGVPFTYKYLTSLLNSKAYEFYFQSFAKKLGHDLYEYYPNNIMKLCIPTMSEKDELTEEDINNIFGFTDEEINIIEQNHIKGI